A genomic window from Companilactobacillus alimentarius DSM 20249 includes:
- a CDS encoding LacI family DNA-binding transcriptional regulator — translation MMATLDDIAKLAGVSPTTVSRVINNYGSLSEKTKTKVFAAMKELNYQPNSLARSLKGKKTHLIGVILPGVSNPFFGQMVQEIEDQLFKKGFRMILCNAGSDSEKERAYLRMLMANRVDGIIAGSHNLGIEEYQKVGLPIISFDRYLSENIPIVSSDNYHGGQLAAQALLASGSEHFQIITGANRPNSPTNARLTGFKDTLAKRDRTFDLLELRFSSTPNIKGLKIKEMLLKKNVDGIFCTDDLTALLVIQQARELGIKIPENIRLIGYDGTRFIQNYHPELTTIMQPIADIVTMMIDLLLKRIDDHECQLEDNYVLPVKLITGETTI, via the coding sequence ATTATGGCGACGTTAGATGACATTGCAAAACTAGCAGGGGTTTCTCCTACAACTGTTTCACGGGTAATTAACAATTATGGTTCACTGTCTGAAAAAACGAAAACAAAGGTTTTTGCGGCGATGAAAGAGTTGAATTATCAACCCAATAGTTTGGCACGGTCATTGAAAGGGAAGAAGACTCATTTGATTGGAGTTATTTTGCCAGGCGTCAGTAATCCTTTCTTTGGTCAAATGGTTCAAGAAATTGAAGATCAACTTTTTAAAAAAGGGTTTCGAATGATTCTTTGTAATGCTGGCAGCGATTCGGAAAAAGAACGAGCTTACTTAAGAATGTTGATGGCCAATCGAGTTGATGGGATTATTGCTGGGTCGCATAATCTCGGTATCGAAGAGTATCAAAAAGTCGGTTTACCGATAATCTCTTTTGACCGTTATTTATCGGAAAATATTCCGATTGTCAGCTCTGATAATTATCACGGTGGGCAATTGGCAGCCCAAGCATTATTGGCGTCAGGTAGTGAACATTTTCAGATCATTACTGGGGCCAATCGTCCGAATAGTCCAACTAATGCCAGATTGACAGGATTTAAGGATACTTTGGCGAAAAGAGATCGAACATTTGATTTGTTGGAATTACGTTTTAGTTCAACTCCTAATATCAAAGGACTAAAGATCAAGGAAATGTTGCTGAAAAAAAACGTTGATGGAATCTTTTGTACCGATGATTTAACGGCGCTCTTGGTCATTCAACAAGCGCGAGAATTAGGTATTAAGATTCCTGAAAATATCAGATTGATTGGATATGACGGGACTCGATTTATCCAAAATTACCATCCTGAATTGACGACTATCATGCAACCTATTGCTGATATTGTGACGATGATGATTGATTTATTGTTAAAAAGAATTGATGATCACGAATGTCAATTAGAAGATAATTATGTTTTGCCAGTTAAATTGATTACTGGTGAAACGACTATTTAG
- a CDS encoding sucrose-6-phosphate hydrolase produces MITNWTTELRYRPYQAWSNNQIEDIRKKIGQSHWRLGYHIQPKTGLLNDPNGFSYFNGQWHLFYQSYPYGAVHGLKNWSHLISDDLVHWQDYGPTLLPGDKQDSHGTYSGSAIPVGDKLFLMYTGNVRDKNWVRHPKQDGAWMDQNNKVEKISTPLIPEPKSGFTDHFRDPQIIEHDGQYFALIGGRKKDDTGHILVYQAAQVTGPWSYKTELKFTQQDCGYMIECPNLLFVDDRPVLIFCPQGVNNNVLKHDNVFPNAYVIGERFDWETFTFINPSKMENLDNGFDVYATHGFNAPDGRALTVSWIGLPDTSYPSDNEGWANCFSLIKELKIKNNQLYQIPVIENEQLIEQKLASKEITPQAKLSGRVLDSIGTLTIKTDLGEELQVMLDTTNGKILVDRTNMGIKFATDFGTTRSAETAINQSIDFEMYLDNTVFELYINGGQKVITGRIFPQGQRFFVESEHVSIKKVQLDKIY; encoded by the coding sequence ATGATTACAAATTGGACGACTGAATTGAGATATAGACCTTATCAAGCTTGGTCAAACAATCAAATTGAAGATATTAGAAAAAAAATAGGGCAATCGCATTGGCGATTGGGCTATCATATTCAACCAAAAACGGGTCTGTTAAATGATCCAAATGGTTTTTCATATTTTAATGGTCAGTGGCACTTATTTTACCAATCTTACCCTTATGGTGCGGTACATGGTTTAAAGAATTGGTCGCATTTGATTTCAGATGATTTAGTTCATTGGCAAGATTATGGACCAACACTTTTGCCGGGCGATAAGCAGGATAGTCACGGGACTTATTCAGGCTCTGCTATTCCTGTTGGGGATAAATTATTCTTAATGTATACCGGCAATGTCAGGGACAAAAATTGGGTTCGACATCCAAAACAAGACGGTGCCTGGATGGATCAGAATAATAAGGTTGAGAAAATTTCGACTCCTTTAATACCTGAACCTAAGTCTGGTTTCACAGATCATTTTCGTGATCCACAGATCATTGAACACGATGGTCAATATTTTGCGTTGATCGGTGGACGAAAAAAAGATGATACTGGGCATATTTTAGTTTATCAAGCCGCACAAGTAACGGGTCCTTGGTCTTATAAGACGGAGTTGAAATTCACACAACAAGATTGTGGTTACATGATCGAGTGTCCTAATTTATTGTTTGTCGATGATCGTCCGGTTTTGATCTTTTGCCCACAGGGAGTCAACAATAATGTGTTGAAACATGATAATGTTTTCCCTAATGCTTATGTGATTGGCGAAAGATTTGATTGGGAAACCTTCACTTTTATCAATCCCAGTAAGATGGAGAATTTGGATAATGGTTTTGATGTCTATGCTACACACGGATTCAACGCACCAGATGGTCGTGCTTTAACGGTTAGTTGGATTGGCCTGCCTGATACTTCTTATCCATCAGATAATGAGGGCTGGGCCAACTGTTTTAGCCTGATCAAGGAGTTAAAGATTAAAAATAATCAGCTCTATCAAATTCCCGTGATTGAAAATGAGCAATTAATTGAGCAAAAACTTGCCTCAAAAGAAATCACGCCACAAGCGAAACTGTCGGGACGAGTGTTGGATTCAATTGGAACTTTGACGATCAAGACTGATCTTGGTGAGGAATTGCAGGTCATGCTTGATACAACTAATGGTAAAATATTAGTTGATCGAACCAATATGGGAATTAAGTTTGCGACCGACTTTGGAACGACGCGGAGTGCAGAGACTGCCATTAACCAGTCAATTGATTTTGAAATGTATTTGGACAACACTGTTTTTGAATTGTACATTAATGGTGGACAAAAGGTCATTACTGGTCGTATTTTTCCACAAGGTCAACGTTTCTTTGTGGAATCAGAACATGTTTCGATAAAAAAGGTTCAATTAGATAAGATTTATTGA